The following nucleotide sequence is from Solanum dulcamara chromosome 7, daSolDulc1.2, whole genome shotgun sequence.
AGAGAAGTTGTTACAGAGACACAAAAATTTCAAGGGCTCAAACCAAGACCAAGACCAAGAATGAACAAATAAACATAAAAGATCGTCGCAAATAGCTtgcaaatcatttttttttttagagtaCTTCTGCTTAATTTTTTACTACTATTTCATGAAAACTtattaattctatttttgacagtgaAATGACTTAATCAGTTTgaatttttatgtatgatattAATTCTGGCGACTCCAAAAGCAGGTATTTGTGCACTCCCCCAATGGAGATAGAGTTGGAAAAAGCCAATGCACTGTAATTCTTGcgtctatttttatataatttatgtgCAATAAATATATTCTCAATATATAatgtatacactatatatatattttttaaaaatatcccTCAGTAGAAAGCAAGTAAAGATTTAGGCACAACCATTCATGTATTTGGATAAGACTACTACTCCTCGTTTACAAAGTAACACAAATTCCATGAGAAGAATAACCAAAATTAATTAGCTAATATGGAAACTCTCATAGGTCTTCAAAACCCATATCTCTTTGTCACAAACTCATTTCCTCCATTGAATAAAAAAATCCCAATCCAttttcataaaaacataaaCAGAATTCCAAACATCCACCGAACCACATGGAAATTGAATGCCGAAGCAAAAGGCTTCGGCAATGGAAAACTCGAAACTTCAAAAAAAGATAACAGAAGGAACAACAATGACGACAACGACGAGAAAATTCCCACGGAAATATGGGAAAGGATTATCGGAAGGATTCTGTTTTACGTCGGAGCTCCGTTGGTTGGTGGTGTGATTTTGCTGCAGATTATCGATATAATAAAGCAGCAGAAATTGTTGGATCTGCCAATTTGGTTGCCATTTTTGACGACGTTTATCACATTTGGGGCTTCAGCACTTGGAGCTGCTTATGGGACTTTGTCAGCCAGTTGGGATCCGGAGAAACAAGGGTCGTTTATTGGGCTGGAAGAAGCACAGAAGAATTGGGTTGATATGTGGGCTGAAGATGGTgctgatgatgaagaagaaaataggTGGATCAATTAATTAAGCTCTGTTAATTAAGAGATGTAAAATAATGATTGTTATTCCTTATTTGAAAAGGAGTAATTTAATccaagtttttcttttcttgattgtTGATTGGATGCGTTTAAGTTATATTCCATATTTAGATACACATAATTAGATGTATCTAATTCGCATGTATCCGAGATACTTATATTTAGATGTGCTGGATACATATATCCAGAGATCAAAATATGTTAGGAATTGTAATATTGAAAACTCACcgaaaaataagtaattaatctCTAAACCAGtgaattttttattgtttaCCCTTTTTATTAATACACTTTTCTTATACACTCATATTCAATTTTTAtacaatttatatatacatttcatatttatttcatctcTTCAAGTGTGGTGCAAAAGAGAGGccttaacaacaacaaaaactgGGTTTTCCTTCATTTCTCCAATTACTGAGTGAGAAATTGAAAAGGGGAAGCAATATCGGGGTCCAGTTTGCAATATTACGTATCTTACTATAGGTTTGTGGGTCCAGATACATTTAGATACATCCAGATATATTCATATATGTTTTAGATACATTGTATTCAAGTGGATTCGCATGTATCGGAGATACATAacaaatctcgctcgcctctcttgCCTCTCTTCCATCTCAATTGCCACTCTCACATGTATATGATATctcagatacatgtgaatcacgcTAAATACATACAGATACATGATACATGTGTGTATTTAGtatgattcgcatgtatctgaaATACATATGAATCTCACTCGCCTCCTTCCCCAATTTAGTGTATATGGTAGAAAAATTACATATATCTAGTAGAAAACTCTTTATTAATGGTAAGACActtaataatttaaaagtatatgtaataatagtaatatgaTAATGAAGTATGtgtaattacataatttttccttctaataatcatatctttttttcattttcttgctCTCAATAAATATTTAGGTAGTGCTATGCTTCCGCCGATTATTCTTTTCCTTATGAACATATTATAACTTATAAGTGTACTACTATGCAGACATGTTTTTActgaaatatcttttttttttgggtggggGGTGGGTGGGGGGAATAAACCACTAGACAAAACGTCTAGCGATCATTTATAAAAATGCAAAAATCTCAATAGGGATAAGTAAAAGTAAGAAAGGAGGTTAGCTCTTACCTTATCAATCCTAATGAGGTAAAAAAATCTCTACTATCTAACAAGCATGAAGAAAATAAGAGTTAGAGAGAACCAGGTATTTTGTGATCACCGCAGAGTTTGTAATAcactttatgatgatattacAAATGAGAATGCTAAAATATTGCAAGAATATAACAACCAAGAAGAGGGTTGAGTTATCGACCTCAAACTTCCTTTTACAAATATttgaactaaaaaaaattgattgctTATCTAAAATAACCTAAAGTATTTTTCTCTTGTCTTCTTCTTCAAACTTGTCCAACAATACTTGGTAGTACATCACTTCTTCATGAAATTATTGGATCTTATTGAAGATATTAATACTACTCTATGATTCTTCTTATCGTCCCAACTATGTTGCCTTCCATATGTCTTCTTTTTGCTTTTGTTGCTTTGTTCCCTAAGTAAGATATCCCCTTCCCTAGCCATTTTATCAAATCATATATCCGACGTATTGTCTTCCTCATCTTCATTAAACAAATCCTCACCCAAATCAATTGTATAAGCATTAATTCGATTAAATCTTCACACTAAGGTCCTTGACTTATTCTTctttgtaatctcatttttaGGTACAAATCCGAAAGCTTCTGGACTTAATTTTCAATTCAAAACATGTGAAACCTATTTTTCTTTATCAACCAAAATAGCCCCTCTAGGATCACTCTTCTCCCCTTgtttttgtttcaaaataatCAAATCATTTGTGAAATTAGCTTGAGAGAGTGATGGGATACCTTTCACCAAATCGTTGTCATTCCCTATTAACAATAGTAGCTGCCCAGATTCACCTTGATATTCACCAAGTGACTCCGGAGATTGATAAGGGACTCATGAGCCGAGGTGTTCAATGTGACTGCTATGAGTGGCTTGATCGTTGGATTGAATTTAAGTAGCATGACATCCGATTTTCTTGAATAATCTTAGCTTCtggattaaaaatatgtaatgttGAAGCCATAATATCACTATCTTTTCAAGAAACCATCAAAGCTATTTGAACATAATAGGTCTCTTGAGGCATTACTAATAGCGTGCCTCTTCTCACGGCGTGGAGAAGCATTAGATGTTGCCTTCTTGCGTATTACCTTGTTTCAATCTTCTTTGCTGTTAGATTCTCTCCCTTTTTTAAAATCCTTTACTTGCATTAATGCTAATAATGAACCTTCACTATCCTAAAAATTTTCAGTCACACCCTTTTCATTAACTGTGGAATTATTTTGATTAGTCGAGGAAGGTGTTCGACAAAgagttagaatttttttatgtgCAGCTAAAGTTTTAGTTGCATTATCATTTTCAAGTTGCAAAGCATGTTGCCCAAAATTTTCAACATCTTCACCATTAGTTGTATTAATTAGTTTTTGTCCTGAATCAACTCCGATACATCAACCTCAACTCTTGGTGTTTTCCCTGCGTTTTCAGTTACATTAAACATCAAATTCAGACTAATTCTCTCAATTGCACTTCATTAGTAGCAGCTTGCTGATTATTGCAAAAACCTAAagcattcataatttttttgttgttgcagTATCTATCTACGTTTAGGTCTTAGAGCTAACTCTTGAGCATCGGAAACTTCTAAAACACATTTGTCTCCAGCAGCTATTTGATGACTAATATTACATGTATAACATCCAAAGATTTTACACAATTttgctattttaattttttttcgagATCAAACGACAACTACCTTAATTATGACCTTGATGCTTACAATAATTGCAATACAAAGGTAAATTACCATAAATAATCTCCTAATAAATCTCTATCAATTTATTAGATTTTTCATCCACAGACTCCAACTTTATGCGATTTGAAAGCTTATCTATTAGATCAAGTATAATCTTTACCTTAGTTGTGTTAGGTTTCAACTTGATTTGAGTAGTTTTATTTATAGATATTGGTTTCCCAACTGCTAATTCTATAGACAGTAGAGATTTCTTTGCAAACAAAtcagaaaataaattagataaaGAAATCCATACCAAGCTAAAGTCGTTTTCTCCTTAGGATTATATCCGATGGATCATGAAAATATCCTATATCGGTGCTCTTCCCTATCTTGGAGCAAGTAAGCCAATTAAAACATTTGCACTTGGTACTAAGATATTTCGACAAAGTTGACATTAATATGTCACGATCTAATTCATCTGGCCGTGCGAGCACCCACTATATAActtaagtaggagaacccttaaccccTTATATAAACAGCATTGAGGAATTCAAATCAAAACTTGAGTAAACAAACCAGATGTTTTTAGAAATCTGTAATAATACACTTGTACAAAAATGACACATAAAACCTCCATGAATACtggtctaaacaggtacaagagttcTACAGGAACAAGatataatacaaatgaaagacaCAGCTCCAACCACAGGAAAGAAAAAGCAGGAGCTGTCAGAAGATCATCTTCGCCTTCACCTAGGAAACtccactgaccctgcaaccagactatgtcaagtggcatatcaagaatagtatcagtacaaacaacacgtactggtaggcatcatcgttcaATCTAATACCTACCGCAATAGTATATgaacagaaaaataagagagatcataataattaaactttattaACTTGTCCACCCCAACCAATAAGTACACTCCTTACCCTCACCCTTGAGGTCTTTACCACTCTACACTTCAGAGATTCACTACCCACTCTAGTTATAATTTAAGACCTGTGGGTTATGGCCCCATCTTACTGCTATTCATTCACTCCAACAGTCCCTACCTAATAACCTTAACTGCTCAATGATTTCACCCAGCCTTCACTGGTTTGGCACAATTGTCTCACCACATAAGGGCTTATTCATCTCACAACTGCACTTTCTAACTAAACCCGGTTTAGACAACCACCACTACTCCCACAATTACTCATGGGAACTTCAATGATAAAACTATCTGTTACCGAGTAACCTCCACCTCTAAGTCTATGAATATAGAATATTCACTACCAAAAAATGCCTTTTAGCCACGATTTATTAGCCATGGTTATAAATACCGTggcaaaattaatttaaaagttaaaaatctCTACGCATTAGTAACTGTGGCTAACTCTCGTGGCCAAAAAAGGCGGAAAATAAATTTCACTCCCtcctttttttctattatttcccTCTTATTCACACacttttagtcttttccctcACTTCACCCAAAATTGAAGTCTTCTTCAGTATACCTAGCTTCAAATAGCAGGTAAATTTACTTCTTCTGAGGTAATAATTTTTTGCAATTTAGAgtttctttctaattttttttgcttATTGAAGTTATGAgcatataaaatttataatttgatgtGTTTTGGTGGGTTTTCTAGTTGTCAAGAATAGGAATTTTTATTGGTTTTCTTAAATCAGTAAGATTTCATAACTCGTAATGTGTCTACTTGAAAAACACTTTGCAGTGGTAAACTACAGAGTCGATCAAACGACCACCACTTTTCATCGGCGGCGAACTTCCTCCGACGAAATTTTTGTGATCTCCTTCTCCGGTGAACCTAAAAATCTGCAGTTTGGGTAAATTGAAAATAGAGGTAAATGTTCCTCCAAAGCCTCAACTTCAAGACACAACAAAATTATTCATCGAATAGCAATTCCATGTATGTCATGAATTATGggaaattaataatttagatagtgctgtaaaattttaaatttaaccGGAAATAACTCTGTGATATACCAATATATGTATCACCTGATTGAAAACACTGGACTGATTCAGATATAAGGGCATTTAAAAGTGATTTCAATAACTTAAATTATATATGGTTGGTTATCTCTATGTCCAAATTTTATGATACTCTTTCAATaacgagggtctttcggaaataacCTTTTTATCTACATGAGGTAGTGATAAGATTTGCGTACATCCTACTctcctcagaccccacttgtggaatttcactggtgtgttgttggtggtgttgtATCTTCATTTTGTATGTTGGTAAAATGGGGGTGTCAGTGaatgagaaaataatgaaaacaaGTTCAGTTTTTGTGTGAGCAAACTTCATTGATTCAGTTTTCTTTTAAAATGGcatctatttatttttcttcaagatttTACCCCTTTTTGttgatttcataaatatttCAGTAGGGGGTTTCTCTGTTAGGTTGCTGATTTTTTCAATTGATTTGGAAAATGTTGAAATGGGTTCTGTTTTCTTGTGATTTATTAGCTAAAATATATTGAACCCAGTTCCTAGTTTTGGCTTAATGTGTGAGGGTGCATTGCAAACTCAATTTTAAGTTCTTGGAATTAATGGGTAATTTAGATTATTTAATCTCCATATTTTTCCTTAAGAATCCTTCTTTTGCCTTTTTTGGGTTCATCAAGCATTATTATACTATAAGTATACGATTAAATTTACTGAAAAATTTTCCACTTAAGTTTATAAAAAACTTAGtcctattttttatttgttcatatcTTCAACAACTTTAGTCCAACATGATTGAGAAGAGTTGGATTGAGAGTCCAATTAGATCGAAAGAATTCTCGGATGATGttgttcaatttttgaaatttgcCTTTTAAAATGCATCtattaatgaaatttttttatgtcCTTGTATTTTATGTGGATTTTCTATTATGCGCAATAGAGCTGAAGTGTTTAGTCATCTACTTCAAAGGGGATTTCCAGAAAAGTATACATGTTGGCATATGCATGGCGAAAAACGTGCTCAATCAAATGTAGAATTATTACCCCGAGTACATAATGAGGCGGCTAGACAATATCCTATGCATGATATgttgaatgatatttttggtgTCTTTGAtaataatgaatttcaaaattttggtCCATCAAATCTATTAAATAATGACAATCCCAGAGGTGATGAAGGTAAGAGtcaagaagagagagaggaAATCAAGAAGTTGTTGGAGGATGAGAATCAAGAACTTTATGATGGTTGTACAAAATATAGTAAATTATCATTCATTGTTTGTTTTTATCATATTAAGGTCTTATGTGGTGCAACAGATAAATCATTTTCAATGATTCTTGACCTTTTAAAGAATGTTTTTCCCCAAGCGAAACTACCATCGTTATATTATGAGTCAAAAAAGATGATTAAGAAATTAGGTTTGAGCTACAATAAGATCGATGGATGTCCGCACCATTGTATGCTATATTGGGGATCATCAAGGGATGAGAATAGAGATAAATGCAAGGTCTGTAATACTTCCAGATATATATCAGATGAAAATGGTGTTGGTGCAAATGTTGTAATTGATGATcaacatagaaaaaaaatgaaagccaGCAAAAGTGTTGCGGTACTTCCCACTTATACCTAGACTGAAAAGGCTATACATGTGCTCTAAAACTGCAGAACTCTTGAAGTGGCATGCTACAAAAGCTAATTCAGATGGGTTATTACGGCATCCTAGAGATGGCAAAGCgtgaaaatattttgattcaTTCTATCCAGACTTTGCTTCAGAGACTCGTAATGTGCAACTTGTTTTAGCTACGGATGGTTTCAATCCATTTGGAAATCTAAGTTCCAGTGTTAGCATTTGACCTATGatgttatatatttataaatatccTCCATGGTATTTTATGAGGCAATTTTTTCTTGTCATGTCGATGATAATTTCTGGTCCTAAAATGCCTGAAAATAGCATTGACGTTTACTTGCAATCTTTAATTGTTGAGTCAAAACAATTGTGGAATGGTGTAAATGCTTATGATTCCTCAACTAAGGAAATCTGTTCTAATTGCGTGCTGCATTGATGTGGACCATAAGTGATTTTACAGGTCTTGATAACTTGTTTGGGTGGAATACACATACATTACTTGCTTTTTCATTATGTAATTATGATACAGATTCTTTGAGGCTAAAGTTTGGTAGAAAAAATTGCTTTATGGGACATCGCCAATTTTTGCCACATGATCACAAATATAGGTACAACAAGAAGTCTTTTAATAGTTTTGAGGAGCATAGACCTGTTCCTATTCCACCATCAGGATTAACCTTGTTAAGACAAATTGAGGAGAGTCGAAAGAGGCCTCGTGATGATGGTACAAGTAAGATGGCCCaaaaaaatggaagaagaagagtaTCTTCTGGTATTTACCTTATTGGAAGAACCATCTTATTCTTCATTGCCTTGACTTGATGCATGTAAAGAAAAATGTTTGTGACAATGTATTGTTTACAATACTTGgtgacaaaaaaaatcaaaagacaaTTTGCAAGCTCGTAAAGACTTGCAAGTGATGGAAATTAGAGAAAAACTTCATCCATATCCTAAATTTTCTATGTTTCCTCCATCATGTTTTAACATGAAGAAAGATAAGAAAGATATCTTTCTAAAAGTTTTAAACAATGTGGTGTTTCCTGATAATTACgcatcaaatattttaagatgtGTTGATCTTAAGAAACGCAAGATCTCTAATTTAAAGAGTCATGATTCCCACATTTTGATGGAGCATATTTTGCCAATTGCTTGTAGAAGATCTCTTTCTAAAGAAGTTACTTCAGTGTTGATTGAGTTATGTAACTACTTTAGAGAAATATCAAGCAAGGTTTTGGATGTTAAGCATGTACAGAATCTTCAGCAACGAATTTGGTTGAATCATGCTAATATGAAAGCAATACTTCCTCCATCCTTCTTCACTATTATGTTTCACCTGGTCATTTACATTGGAGAGGAAGCAATTCTTGCTGGTCCTGTACAAGGTCATTAGATATATCCTGTTGAAAGGTATATTTTTTGCTTAGTAAGtctatgtatttttaatttttttaatcttacgatttgttttaatattttgttagaAAAATGGGCCATTTTAAATCTTATGTTTGTAACAATTCCACTGCAGAAGGTTGTATAACTGAAGGTTGCCTTAAAGAGGAAAATCTTACTaattattctagatattttgaGGATGATGATATTGAAACAAGGTTTAATCGACCAAGGCGTAATGATGATAAAAGTGAAATTAATGCTAGTAGTGAATCTGCTATCTTGTCAAATTTCTTTTCTGCATTGGGCAAGCCTATTGGGGCTATTAAGACTCTATTCATATCTTCCTTGAAAATCATACAAGCTCACCGTTATGTATTAACTAATTGTGAATTAGTTGATGTATTTTGAGAGTAAGTTATATGATCTTTCATATTGTTCATTTTCTTattctaatatattttatatcttgATATATGATTTATAATTACATTCAAAAAATTTAGAATTGAGGTCACTAGGATGCATCATGGCAAAAGAAACTCCTCAAAATTTATGGAAGAATATGTGCACAAATATTTTCACGAGTGATTTAAGAAATATGTAAAATCCCAAATATTTCATtcccttttaaactcaaaatcatgtaatttatatataactgtcctaatatattttataacaaaatttGCAAGTCAGAATGGTGTGGAGATTACACCAGAAATCGAATTGCTTGCAAATGGACCAAATAGTGTTGTGAGGAGATTCAAGGAGTATAACATTCATGGATTCAAGTTTCATACTATGTGGAAGGAGCAAGGATTGAAAATATAAAAGAGTGGTGTTGTTATGTCTGTTGTTACTAAAAGATTTTCAAATGGTAGAGAATCTATTGAACAATCAAGTGATGACATGTACTATGGTAAATTGATTGACATCATAGAGTTAAATTATTATGAAAAGTTAAAGGTTGTGTTATTCAAATGTCTTTGGGTAGACACTACGCTTAACAAGGGAATCAATATAGATGAATTTGGAATTACAAGTGTAAACTTTTCCCCTTTGATACAGACAGGTGCAAAAGAAACAGATGAATTATTTATACTTGCAACTGATGCTAGAATGGTGTACTATGTGGATGATCCAATTGAAGAAGATTGGTCTTGTGTTTTTCATATGAAGCCtagagatatatatgatatgggAGATGTGGATTTTGTAGATTTAGAGGAGCCATCAATGGAGGACATACCTTTTTGTGAGcaacattttgaaaatattgaagaCTTAGCATTAGTCCGAGATATTCGTGATGAACAAGAACAAGATGATTCCAGTAATGATGATTATGAAAGTGACAGCAATAGAGATGATGACGATGGTGACAATGATAGAGATGATGATGATGGGAGTGATTGAAATGGTGAAGGAATACGAGATTAGTTCAATTTTCTTGTTATGAAATTGAAGAATTACACTAAGATTCTAGTCTATTTGCCTTGTTTTAATTAATTGTGTATGTTTTGCATCTTTAGTATATTTATCTACTCATTTGATAGATATTTTTCATAATCTATTGTATGAATGATTTCATGTGTTGCTTGCTAGTGACTTGGAATGAAAACTTacaatttaaggaattttataGTTTTGTGATCATGTAAAAGCTTTTTGCTGGTATGTGTGCAGAATAGTTGCTGATTTTTACTTTAAGCTTATTCCTTTAAAGTAATCTCTACAGGATAAGTTCCATATAAAGAAAAAACGTAAGAAGTCAGTACAGGAACTATTGGCAAGCTTACGAGGACAACAAGCTGACAACATTAGCATAACTTTTCAAGATCCTCAACAACAATTTAATGGGGATCAACTAGAAGACCAACTTGAAAATAA
It contains:
- the LOC129895110 gene encoding uncharacterized protein PAM68-like codes for the protein METLIGLQNPYLFVTNSFPPLNKKIPIHFHKNINRIPNIHRTTWKLNAEAKGFGNGKLETSKKDNRRNNNDDNDEKIPTEIWERIIGRILFYVGAPLVGGVILLQIIDIIKQQKLLDLPIWLPFLTTFITFGASALGAAYGTLSASWDPEKQGSFIGLEEAQKNWVDMWAEDGADDEEENRWIN